The sequence AGGCGATCACGGCCACAACTGACGACGCCAGGGAAGGTGAACGGATGGGCAGCTACGTGCTGAGTCTCCGGGAGATCGACCAGACGCAGGTCGAGGTCGTTGGCGGCAAGGGCGCGCACCTCGGGGAGCTCTCGCGGATCGAAGGCATCCGCGTGCCGGCCGGCTTCTGCGTGACGACGGACGCCTTCCGGCGGATCATTGAGGATGCGCCGTCGATCGACGAGCGGCTCGATCGCCTGTCGCGCGTGAGCCCGGACGACCGGGAGGCGATCCGCACGCTCAGCGCGGAGGTCCGCCGGACCGTCGAAGGGATCGCCATCCCCGACGATCTGGCGGTAGCGATCACCCGCGCGCTCGGGCGGCTCGGCGAGCATGCCGCCTACGCCGTCCGCTCCAGCGCGACGGCAGAGGATCTGCCGACGGCCTCCTTCGCCGGCCAGCAGGACACGTACCTGAACGTCGTGGGGGCGGCGGCGATCCTCCAGCACGTCAGCCGGTGCTGGGCATCGCTCTTCACCGAGCGGGCCGTGACCTACCGCCTGCGGAACGGCGTCGACCACCGGAAGGTCCACATGGCGGTGGTCGTGCAGCAGATGGTCTTCCCGCACGCCGCCGGCGTCCTGTTCACGGCCGACCCCGTCACGGGCAACCGGAAGGTCGCCTCCGTCGAGGCCAGCTTCGGCCTCGGCGAGGCCCTGGTCTCCGGCCTGGTCAACGCGGACGCCTACCAGGTGCGCGACGGCGAGGTCGTCGCCAAGGCGGTCGCCACCAAGCAGCTCGCCATCCACGCCCTGCCGGGTGGCGGGACTCAGCAAGTGGCGATCGACCCGGAGCGGCAGGAGCAGCCGGCGCTGACGGATCCGCAGGTCGTGCGGGTCGCGCAGCTCGGCCGACGGATCGAAGCGCACTTCGGCCGCCCCCAGGACATCGAATGGTGCCTGGTCGACGACGACTTCCAGATCGTCCAGAGCCGGCCGATCACCACGCTGTTCCCCATCCCCGAGACCGACGACGGCGAGAACCACGTCTACGTCTCCGTCGGCCACCAGCAGATGATGACCGACCCCATGAAGCCCCTGGGGCTCTCCTTCTGGCAGCTGACGACCCCCAGGCCCATGGCCGAGGCCGGCGGGCGCCTGTTCGTCGACGTCACCGAGGTGCTGGCCTCGCCCGCGAGCCGCGCCAACCTCGTGGGGGCCCTGGGGAAGTCCGACCCGCTGATCGGCGACGCGCTGCAGACCGTCGTCGACCGCGACGGCTTCCTCCCGTCGCTCCCGGACGAGGGTCCGGCCTGGACGCCGCCCGGCGTGACGCCCACCCCGATCGAGACCGATCCGGCCATCGTCACCGAGCTGATCGAGCGCAGCGAGGCCTCTCTCGGCGCCCTGCAGCGCGACATCCGGACGAAGACCG comes from Acidimicrobiales bacterium and encodes:
- the rph gene encoding rifamycin-inactivating phosphotransferase, whose amino-acid sequence is MGSYVLSLREIDQTQVEVVGGKGAHLGELSRIEGIRVPAGFCVTTDAFRRIIEDAPSIDERLDRLSRVSPDDREAIRTLSAEVRRTVEGIAIPDDLAVAITRALGRLGEHAAYAVRSSATAEDLPTASFAGQQDTYLNVVGAAAILQHVSRCWASLFTERAVTYRLRNGVDHRKVHMAVVVQQMVFPHAAGVLFTADPVTGNRKVASVEASFGLGEALVSGLVNADAYQVRDGEVVAKAVATKQLAIHALPGGGTQQVAIDPERQEQPALTDPQVVRVAQLGRRIEAHFGRPQDIEWCLVDDDFQIVQSRPITTLFPIPETDDGENHVYVSVGHQQMMTDPMKPLGLSFWQLTTPRPMAEAGGRLFVDVTEVLASPASRANLVGALGKSDPLIGDALQTVVDRDGFLPSLPDEGPAWTPPGVTPTPIETDPAIVTELIERSEASLGALQRDIRTKTGAELVDFVLEHLQEQKRTQFDPRSMQVIMAGMEATWWLNDQLHEWLGETNAADTLTQSVPHNVTAEMGLALLDVADVIRPHPEVVAFLHQVEDDGFLDEMAGLEGGPEAEAAIRGFLDKYGMRCVGEIDITRPRWSERPTTLVPLILGNVKNFEPGAGERRFEQGRQEAAKKEQDVLERLRALPDGEEKADETKRMIDRVRTFNGYREHPKYGMVGRYFVYKQALLEEAERLVQAHVLREKEDIYYLRLQELLEVMRTNQVDDRLIDQRKDAFRSYEALTPPRVFTSDGEAVAGAYRRDDVPAGALVGLPVSSGTVEGRARVILDLAEADLEAGDILVTAYTDPSWSPLFVAVTGLVTEVGGLMTHGAVIAREYGLPAVVGVENATRLIEDGQRIRVNGTDGYVEILP